TAAAAATGGATTTGAAAAATGTTGCGCTTCGTAGCTCCGATGGAAAAATTCTTAACTTCCGCACACAAAAGTCCGCTTTTTGGCGCCCTGCACAAACTCAGTTACTGATCCAATGTCATGATCTTGCTGAGCCAATCTGGTTCAATATTGATTTAACCCATGTGTTCAGCACACAGTATTTTCGTCAAATTGAAGTCGAAGCTAATCCTAAACTCATTGGACAACAGGTACATTTTTATTATCTGGCCGCTTCAAAGTGCATTATTCAAATGTACAGCCAAAGCCAAAATAATGATTTCAGTATCTTAAAACGCTATTTGGAACAGCCCTATGCACACCAAGTCATTATTGAGCAAATTCCTACCCGTCTTATTCAAGACTTACCAAATATCATTCGGATTGAGGCAGTGCGTGATCATCAAAAATCTTTCGACCTAAAATTACGGACTAGCTACGGGCATATTTATCAAGTGCAATCGAGCGCTAAAGCTTTTGACCAATTGGAATTGGCACTTGCTTCATTACTGGACTTTGTCAGCTATCGACGTTTTAAGCAGAATTTAGATATTAAGCACAGTATCGTGTCTAAGCCGCATCCTTATCGTTACCGCAATCTCATAATCTACAGTCTGCTGCTGATTTTGCCTATATTGAGTGTGGTTACAGGGAATTGGCTGTTTGTGATTTTGGCCATCGGAATTTATTGGTTTTATATTAAAACCAGTATCCAGCAGCAAGTCCCACCGTTTATTTCAGAAGAACATTACTGAAAGCTTTCCCAAATCCCGACCTGCCCTTCTTTTAAACTCGGGATATTGCCTAGTTTAATCCACGGCATATAGTCCCCATGGAAATCACTCCCCACCGAAACTTTTAGACCATTCTCAGCAATCATACGATCAACCATTTGCCGTGTGGACGCTGGATCAATAGCAGGTGGCAGTTCGACTGCATCTCCGCCCAGTTTGGCAAAGAGTTCAATTAAGTATCGAACATTGGTTGCAGACAAATCATAGCGTGTGGGATGTGCCAATACGGCGAAACCACCACTCTCATGAATGACTTGGATTGTTTCTTCAAGTCCTAAACCATCAAATTTGACGTAGGCTTTCTTGCCTTCTTTAATATATTTATCAAAAGCCTGCTGTGGACGTGCCACTATGCCTTTTTCCACCAGCGTTTTGGCAATATGAGAACGTGTCACTCGATCGGGAACATGAT
This window of the Acinetobacter sp. NCu2D-2 genome carries:
- a CDS encoding PHP domain-containing protein; protein product: MHGVDLHTHSNISDGTLSPQQLVEAAAEKFVHTLALTDHDTMDGLALAQETAEKHQIKLISGVEISSQWSRPATKKTYGVHIVALNMQNPKPLQDVLIQQKIIRAERSKKICDLLIPLVGQDIYPDVLAKVDHVPDRVTRSHIAKTLVEKGIVARPQQAFDKYIKEGKKAYVKFDGLGLEETIQVIHESGGFAVLAHPTRYDLSATNVRYLIELFAKLGGDAVELPPAIDPASTRQMVDRMIAENGLKVSVGSDFHGDYMPWIKLGNIPSLKEGQVGIWESFQ